Within Macaca nemestrina isolate mMacNem1 chromosome 12, mMacNem.hap1, whole genome shotgun sequence, the genomic segment ttttgatctttgttggattaaagtctgttttatcagagactagaattgcaacccctgcttttttcattttccatttgcttggcagatcttcctccatgcatttgttttgagcctgtgtgtgtctctgcacgtgagatgggtctcctaaatactGCACTCTGATGggccttgactctttattcaatttgccagtctgtgtctttaaattggggcatttagcccatttacatttaaggttagtattgttatgtgtgaatttgatcctgtcattatgatgttagcagGTTGTTTTGCtcgttgatgcagtttcttcctagcatggacagtctttacaatttggcacgTTTTGGCAGTGggtggtactggttgttcctttccatgtttactgcttccttcagaagctcttgtaaggcaggcctggtggtggcaaaatctctcagcatttgcttgtctgcaagggatttttatttctccttcacttatgaagcttactttggctATGTATGAAATTCTCagttgaaaaatcttttctttcagaatgttgaatattggctcccactctcttctggcttgtagagtttctgccaagacatctgctgttagtctgatgggcttacctttgtgtgtaacccgacctttctctctggctgcccttaacattttttccttcatttcaactttggtaaatctgacaattatgtgtcttggagttgctcttgttgaggagtatctttgtggcattctctgcatttcctgaatttgaatgttggcctgccttgctaggttgtggaagttctcctggataatatcctgaagagtgttttccaacttggttccattctccccgtcactttcaggtacatcaatcagAGATAGATTTGGTCTTCTCACAtagccccatatttcttggaggctttgttcatttctttgtgctgcttttttctctaaacttctcttcttgtttcattcattcatttgatcttcaataaCTGAtagtctttcttccagttgatcaaatcagctactgaagcttctGCATgcgtcacatagttctcgtgccatggttttcagctccatcaggtcataaggtcttctctacactgtttattctagttatccattcatctaatcttttttcaaggattttagcttctttgcgatgggttcaaacatcctcctttagcgcggagaagtttgttattaccgatcatctgaagcctacttctgtcaactcgtcattCTCCATCTTGCTTTGctctgttgctggcgaggagctgcgtttTTTTGAATGAGAAGAGGTCCTCtcgtttttagaattttcagcttttctgctctggtttctccccatctttgtggttttacctacctttggtctttgatgatggtgacgtagagatggaattttggtTGGATGTCCtatctgtttgttagttttccttctaacagttaggaccctcagctgcaggtctgttggagtttgctggaggtccacttcagaccctgtttgcctgggtatcaccagcagaggctgcagaacagcaaaaacTGCAGAAAAGCAactgttgctgcctgatccttcctctggaagctttgtctcagaggggaacccagctgtatgaggtgtcagtcggcccctactgggaggtgtctcccagttaggctacttgggggtcagggacccacttgaggaggcagtctgtccattctcagatctcaactctgtgctgggagaaccactactctcttcaaagctgtcacactgggaagtttaagtctgcagaagtttctgctgccttttgttcagctatgccttgcccccagaagtggagtctacagaggcaggcaggcctcctggagctgcggtgggctccacccagtttgagcttccctgctgctttgtttacctcctcaagcctcagcaatggtggacaatcctcccccagcctcactgccaccttgcagttcaatctcagattgctgtgctatgtataatagtaaaaaatttGTGTTCAGTTATGAGCACTAGAAACAAATACTAGTGAGTGAATAAAAAGTTTTAGTAAGGGATTATGATGGATAAGTCAGTTAATAAGAGAACTTGATGGATAAGTGAATTAATAAGAGTCCATAGTGAAGGCAATTTCCTCTCTTGAAAAACATTATCTTTGGAATATACACAGGAtgtacttttcaaaagaaaaaagtgtatataGGGGAAACAATTTTCACTCATTCTCAAGACATTCAGTACTTTTCCATAGATAATCTATTGCTATACAAGCATAATAATtccttttcaatatattttcccAGCAATAAAGAAGTTCAGTGTTTGTATTTGTAGTAAGAAGAGTGCTGATCTGGCCTGAAATATAAAGTTTTACTTTAGATATATGTCTCATAAATAGTTTTTAAGAAGTCAGGGAATATGCTTACAAAGGGATTACCAAGGCCCTATAACACATGAGTTTTGGGGCACAGGGAGATCAAGATTTAGAACAAAGTTAGATGTGATCTAGGGCCAAAGTTTAGcaccagggtgtgtgtgtgtgtgtgtgtgtttgtgtgtgtgtgtgtgtatgtctgtttgTGTGTTGGCTGGGACAGGTGGAAGCCTTTGGAGAATGCCTGTAAGCTGCTAGGGAGGTGCTATGATCTCTAGGCCTTGGTAGGTCCTTACGAAGAGACATGGTTCTGAACGGTTGACATCCCTACaggttttttaatatttttgttatccACAGGGATGACCCTGGACATcattacagaaatttaaaaatttcacccCTGTCACACAGGTTATCCTTCTCATGGTGGCATGGCAAAACTTGATTTGCAAGAGTTTCTTTTGTACTGTCCCCAATGTATCCCTTTAAAAATAGGAGGTCCTCCAGGGTgaggaatgaaggagaaaatatCCCTTCTAACCTATTTTCTCGTCTTCATTCCAAGGACTCTAGAAAGGCACAGCAGGTTTGGTTTTGAAATCGGTGGAATTTTAGTGCTGTCCATTCTCCCAAGTGGATGCATTTAGTGAAGGTAAGAGGAAAGACTGTTTTCTGTATCAAGGGAAGATTCATGTGCAAACCCCAAGACTCAGATGTTAATTGAGAGGAGTTGGTGTCCATAGTTAAGTAGAACTAGCCCAGGTTCATCTGCCTACAAGGGCAACTGTGTGAGAGAAATATGAGGAAACTGGCATAACAGGTGGGGTGGAATCTTCCTGGGAGAAAGAGTAAAGAGAATTCTAGGTGGAGAGGGGATCGATGTGTTGAGCAAACACATGTCTGTCTTCTTATTTCCTATATGAAATCATGGAAAAGACTTTAGAACAAACAATAAATATGTCACAGTAGGAAACCAAAGAGCACTCCTTTGGCcagaaatagaaactatttaaacaaaaagaaaaacaaaacaacagcgaTAAAAAACACCTTAGACTTGGAAAACGACAGAAGTTAAAAAATGGAAAGTTGCCTGGATGTGCTTTTATTGTGGCCTCTCTAATGAACCTGTCCCCACTCTATCTCCGTGTCCTTGCTTGTCCTAAGAAGCATGGTGGCAGCCGTGGCATTCAGCATGCTAAAGTGGTCGTTTTTGGCCCGTGGGCTTGAGATGGCAGTGAAGTGGCATCATTTGCCTGGGGAAATGCAAGTGGTTTGTTGTCTCACACTATGGAAATTGAAGATATGGACACAAAAGGAGTGTGTTTAAGAGtgaaagtttaataggcaaaagaaagaagagagagttTCCTTGTGCATTGGAAGGGTATCTGAGCAGGTTTCCGGGTTTGGGGTTAGTTGTGGTTGGTTTTATAGAACAGCTtcaggaggcagtgtctgatttacataggacTGAGAGGATTGGTTGGAGCAGGTGTGCACTTTATGTAATGCATTAAGAGGCTGGCCATCCCACACTAAACTTTAGTATGTAGATGGGGCCTCTACCTGGCCTGTGCCATGTTGCTTGCACATGtgaagacaaagaaaagggaataggaggccgggtgtggtagctcatacctgtaatcctagcacttacaGAGAACAAGGACAGTGGATCAagagaggtcaggagttaaagaccaccctggccaagatggtgaaccccgcctctacaaacaaacaaataaacaaaaattagctgtgcgtggtggtgggctcttgtaatctcagttactcaggaggctgaggcagagaattgcttgaacttgggaggcggaggttgaagtgagctgagaacgtaccactgcactccatcctgggctacagagtgagattccaactgaaacaaaacaaacaaaacaaacaaacaaaaaaggaagaggaaacctCCATGTTGAGTATGTGTGGCTTCCAAGTATCCCTTTTCTATTTATACGTGCCAACATTTACCTttgcttgatttttcaggctgatttttgttagaaaagaaattatatgggtgctgcttttttattaaaagaaaaaccatacTGAGGACTCCCTTACCCACACTGACTgcttaataatttcttttcagcCCCTGTATCAGCAGTGCTTGCTCCTGATAGGTGATGATCATGAGGGGGCCAGGAGCCTCTAGACCTAGAGACAAGTGGCCAGCACTCTCCAGATGGAGTGTTTCCCTCCTCATCACCACCTGCTGGTCAGTTTGACAAACAGATGAACAGAAGTTCTCAAATACACAATAAACAGATAACCCCAACATCACCAGAAATATCAAGTTGGGATGGCATTTTGtcaaattgtctttatttttagtctGCATCATCTGTTGCTTTCTTAGGGAAGTTTTTTGAGTTCTCCCACTGAGACTatggatttgcatttttctttttgtatgtctGTCAGCTTTTGCCATACATATTTTGTAGTTGCGTTGTGTTGTGAGGCAGATTCATGACCTGTGTTGTGGGAGAATTCTGTATTTATCAGATGTTCATCTTACGTTCTATTTTGCCTAGTATTGATGGTATAACTTTACTTTTCAGTTTCACATTCATTTAGTATAtccttttcctttctgtgaaCCCTTGTgtgttgtttatttgagatatcCTTTCTTAGGTACTGACAGtgacccccaaattcatatgttgaagactCAACTCCCAATGCCCTTGGAGGTGGGCCTTTGAGAAGTAATTGGGTTTAGATTAACttatgagggtggagcccccaTGATGGAATTAAGTCTttctaagaaaaggaagagagtcTGAGCTCTCCTCTGtctccatcatgtgaggacacaaagaGCTAGCAGCCATCAACAAGCTGAGAGAAGAGGACTCAGAAGGCAACTTACCTCACTAGAGCCTTGTCATATCGCTTCCCAGTTTCCAGAAGagtgagaaatcaatttctgttgtgtaagccactCTGTCTATGaaattttgttatgacagccagAGCTGATTAATGCATGCTTCTTGAACTTTGTTTTTAACTCAGTATGAAACTCATATATTTTTATAGGAACATTACTCCATTCTTTTTTAGTGTGTTTATTAATAATTTTGGACTTATTTGTGCCATATTTTAGaactcctctttcctctttcccacGCTTACTTGTTGTTTCAATCCAAGTGCATGATAAGGTTTAGGAATCACTATCTTAACAGGACCATGAAGGGCTAGATAAGGGAAGCTGGCTTGCATTCAGggaagaggcagaggagggaagcTGCCAACTGGGCTGTGCTAAGATGACCTGAGCCCCAGACCCTGAATGAACATCCTCTTCTGGATACAGGACATGACAGAGGCATCATTTTGAAATAGgcaaattttatttgctttgcgTTCTTTCGTCATCTGTATTAGCTTTTGCCTCTTGAGTGCCAAAATATAGCAGTTTTTATATTACCCAAGTTCCcgagtttatttttttttgtcagaaTTTTCCACCCTTAGAAATCCCAAATGACATGTTTCCTCTTTCTCAGACCATACTTTCATTTCAGTCAATGTAACAAATCAGTCAGCTCTTAGAAGTTTAGAAATCTGATTGGATTTATTCATACTAAGCTGTAACATATCTACCACAGCCTTCCAAGATGAATTAGAGTTTTCCAAAAGCTCCATGACCTACAGAATTCTttaggtgctggaattacacacTTTTAAATCGCATCAAGTATAAACATTCAattttgtgtacatttattttttatggagatatGAGGATAGTTGTTGGTTAATACTGGTAGACTTTACTCCAAAAGCCAATTgtattaaaatttctttatttttttaaattctagactatcagaaagaataaaaatgccatttttttttctttttgctatagCTTCAATATTCACAGTAATCCAAGTTCCAATGTCAGGGTGCGAGAGCAGAGCCAAATGAGGCCATGGTTTTTTCAtgaagtgcatttttttttttttttttagatcaggGATTCAGACATTATAATATAAGTGTTCAATTAGAAAGTTATTATGATAGTGCATGGCACGTATCCTTTCCATCATCtggatttttctgatttttttatctgGCTCACTCTTACTCACTCTTCAGTCTTCACTTTAGTGGTCACTTCTCCCCAGAATGCTCATGACCCCTTAAGATATTAGTGCTGCAAACACTAAAAGCTGAACTTATAACTGGACTCACAGGCAACACCTTGTCCTGTGCCATGCTTCACTAATGACGAGGAAATGAGAAAGAGTAGGAGAAAGGAGGCAAAACAAATATCATTTCCATAGCAGAGGCCTCAAGGCCAGCCCACTTGATTCTCTGGAGATCCTATTCTGCATAACAATGATGAAAGGTAGCCTAGGAAGCCCATTTGTCTGAGGCTTCACCTTTGATACCTTGCTAGTCACTAAACTAAGAGATGGATTCCATTCTTCAGTGTCGTCATTGCGTCATAAATCCATACATAGCAGTGGTATTTATTTCCAATAAAGTATCAATATAAATTAGGTATATTCTGTTGACAATTTTATTAAAGTTCTTTATTTATCTTCCAGATAGTAGATTCTATCAACCAAGTTTCATAAAGAGTTCTGATTCCCAGAGGTAAGAACTGAGCCTGGCTTTCTAGTTACATGTTTACTGGTAACTCGGTCCTTCCCTACAACACTTAAGCATAATTAAAGACTATACTCtcccctgcctccagcctggaTTGTAAGCTCCTCAAGAGCATGGCTGTGTCTTTTAACATCAAGTCTTCACGTGAGAAAGAGTTCCTGCCGTATCACAAATGTCCAATCGACATTTGTAAATGAAGAAAGCTATTCTGTGGTGTCTGCTTTAATATTAAGAGATGGCTTGCCCAAATTGCTAAGCAGCTTCATTGTCTAAAATGGAACTAGATTCTGTGGGTAGCAGGTCCATTGGTGCCACTCACAGGAGGCCTCAAAGAAACCTGCCGCCTTCACAGAGCTGCGGGAGCGTTCATTTTCTTCCAGCACAGAGATGTAAAATGGAATATTCTTCTGAAGCAGATACTTCTTGTATCGCACCATCACCTGTGCCATTTTGCCTGTCTTTCGGTATTTTTCCACACTGTAGGCCATTCCTACTTCACAAGAAGGGTCCATGGTTATCCATGCGACTGGGGCCCCCTCTGGTCCCAGCATACAGGCTGCTGGCAGGGCTCCTATGCAGCGCTCGATGTAGCGCAGGCTCCTCTCATTCTTCCCTAGCTTCCAGTTGTCATTTACCAGCCCAGAATAAGATACATCCAGTTGGCCATACTTAAAGTTGGGAGTTTCCctgtagaaaacaaagaaagacaaaagctTTGACCCCACTCCTGTAATTTCTTGGTGCCATCCCAATCTTGGGATCCCAGgccctctttttctttaaagaccCACCAATGCAAAGTTGCATATTTTGACCTTTGACAACCTTTATTCACCCCTAGGAATGAATTCATCCTCTCTTCATTCCAAAACTGATGTATGTGAATTAGAAAAATGTACAAGGACTAGCAATTATAAATGATTAGCATATGTTTTTGTACCTTTCAAAGTCATCATCTGGGTGGCCTGTCTCAGCCCAGCTTCCAAACTTGCTTTTATTGGAGGCATTGAGCTTCAGAATATCTTCCGTAACCAAGAGGACTGCTGTCGAATGCTCTACCTTCACTGACTTTGAAAATGCAGCTGCTCTTATCCCCTCACCTAAACTTTCTTGAAGACCTGGgaagaaaggcaagaaaacaatCTTGTCAGATATGGAGTGCTCTACTTACACTGCTCCCACCTGATATAGCTCAGTGCTTAGTCGTTCTCAGACTTGAGTTTATACCACAATCAGATGGAGTCCTTGTCACACCACAGATTGCTCTACCTCTCCCAGCTCCCAGAGTTTCTATGAATTTACAGTTCTAATGAGCTCTCAGGTGATACTAATGGTATTAGTTGAAGACacaatttgagaagcactgctgcTTTCCCATTTCTTCCAGACTCGTTACCTTGGATTTGGAGTCTCTGTTTCCAGTTGATGATCTCACAATTTTTCAAAACTTCTTGTGTTTTTTGAGGGTCTTTGGAGAATATACGATATACATTTGTGTATGAATCCATGTCATCAGTCATCTCCTGTATAGGATGGTGAAAGGTCAGATCATTCCCTTGAACTATTTCTTCACCTCTCACTGATTGCaattatcagaaaaatgaaaattcaaaagaaaattttgacaCTGGCCCATGATGGCTGCAGTTGGGCACACGGATAATAAAACCTAGACCTATAAGCTACTGCTGACCTCTTACCTGTGTAACTGGAGTTTGTTAAATACTTAACACTGAGAGGTAATAGTTATAAACCTGTTTATTAGATACAGAACAAAGACAGGATGAAATCAGTCACCCTCCATCAGGCCTTAAGATGCCTCACCTTTCTCTCTACCCACTCAACTGCACccttaatttattttacatatagcaTCACCAAGTACCCAGCAAATTCAGAAGATTGCAACAATTGCTTCTCTCCCTGCTTCTGTCACCTCCTGGGCCACATGTATCCATCCTTCTGTTATATATATAACCTCCTGTGAGACACATTCTGGGTTGTAGTGAGTCTTTGTTGCTAGGATTAAGTCCTTAAACTTGGATCAGAATAAATGCAACCATGATTTCTCTAAGTTCTAGTGCCTACTGTTTCACTGGACACCTAGAATCTATAGTGTCCTAGAATCTACAGTGTCCAGGGCTTGGGCAAGATATTTTAGTGAATGTAAGCATTAACGAGACATTGCCTTTCCCCAAGGCTACACGATATCAGCCTATTCGAAGAGTGATACTGGCTTTACAGCCAGAAGCCCACAAAGTAGAGTGAAGTAACTGAATTTTGGTAGCACTCTGGGTAATTTATATGGTGTTAGACTCTTGGGTTTGAAAGAAAGAGACTTGTAATCCCTTTCTGGCAAGCCACAAACTTGATGTGAAGATGAGTATCTGTTTCTCACTGGAGATATAAACAATAAATGTGAGAGTTTTAGCGGTGAGTATATTAATATTATGTTGGAAATTGTATAGTTaaagagtaaaagagaaaatagtgTAACTAATTTTAGAAACCTTCAAGAATTTGAAGGTTTTATAAATGTAAGTTCCTGAATATGGCCAAAACTAAAACCTCAGCAAATTTAAAAGAGTAGATGTTTTAAAAGAcccaattttaaaagaatgaccAAAAACAGCCCAGTAAATATTCAAGGCATTATAAAAAGAATATCaaagtaaactagaaaaaaacaagtggaacaatttataaaaatgaaagctaTATATAATGAAATGGAGAACAAGTCATAGTTCAAAGGATATATAAAgccaaaagtttcttttttaaatggcaaaaagaGAGATAGAAGATGAGAGAGATAAATTTCTTGTAAGGCTTATAAAGGAGATAcgagagagaaaaaagcaaaaaaaaaaaaaaaaaaaagaatagagtatGAGACATGagaacagaaacagagaaaagaacaaaagaattaTAATAGAAGATTATATGCTACTCCAGGACAACATatttactgattaaaaaaaatggATGTTATCCCTCAAAGATAAACTATCAAAATGACcttcaaaaaaaatagaaaacctcaacaaACTAATAGGAAAATCAGAAATTATATTAAACATCTACCATTTAAAAAGTGGATAAGGATTATGGcctgcagctccatccatgttgctacaaaggacatgttttttttttctcttttatcgctgtgtaatattccatagGAATATATGTGCcagttttctttatccaatctaccattgatgggcacctgggttgattccatgtctttgctattgtgaacagcgcAGCAATGAACATGCAAATGCATGTGTCATTTTGGTGgaatgattcattttctttttggtgtttacctagtaatggaattgctggctcaaatggtaACTTTGTTTTAAGTTCTCTAAGAAATTTCCAGACTATTTTCCACAGTACAATAATCCTAAGAAAATTAatgctggaacagaaaaccaaatatcacattttctcacctataactgggagctaagtattgagcacacatggacacacatgtGGGAATAATAGTAGACACTGTGGACCACTAGAAGGTGGAAGGAAAGGTGCTGGGTTagaaaactacctgttgggtactatgctcactaccagCATGATGGTATCTCTTTGTACTCCAAGACCCAATATTcgcaatattcccatgtaacaaatctgcacgtgtACCCCCTATATCGGAAAGGgaagatgaaattaaaaaataaaaagtagccaaAATCAGATTATTTTACGTTTAAATTCTACAtaagtgaaaaacaaacacataatttTAATAGTAGATTTTGGTAACAGATGAAAAGATCCTAATGCCAAATCTggtaaagaaataacaaaaagagagCTATTGTCCATATTTCCTtatgaatacagatgcaaaaattctattttagagtattattattttgttatttttatttgcattcttgATTTCCAAATATATCACACTATTTTTTAATCCCCTGTTTGTTTACTAATAAAATATTCAGTACTATATCAAAAGAATGTGAACATGAACAGTTTGTTTTAGAAAGGCCAGTATGGCTTTGACTGGAAGATCTTTCAGTGTAATAAATTAAAGGAGGAAAAATTACATGACTATATAAATtgccaaaaagaaaagacaaaaatgaaagaacataaaATGTACCCTCCATTCTAAATATATGTTCTATGAAAGTAGGAAGAACAGGAAAATGCTCTAAACCTGTAAAGGCAGAATCAAATGTAATTCCAAATGTAAGTAGTTACAGCTATTTCATTAAAATCAGGAATGAGACAA encodes:
- the LOC105496096 gene encoding glycine N-acyltransferase-like protein 1 isoform X1 — encoded protein: MILLDNSEQLLALFESLARSIPESLKVYGSVYHINHGNPFNMEVLVDSWPEYQMVIIRPQKQEMTDDMDSYTNVYRIFSKDPQKTQEVLKNCEIINWKQRLQIQGLQESLGEGIRAAAFSKSVKVEHSTAVLLVTEDILKLNASNKSKFGSWAETGHPDDDFERETPNFKYGQLDVSYSGLVNDNWKLGKNERSLRYIERCIGALPAACMLGPEGAPVAWITMDPSCEVGMAYSVEKYRKTGKMAQVMVRYKKYLLQKNIPFYISVLEENERSRSSVKAAGFFEASCEWHQWTCYPQNLVPF
- the LOC105496096 gene encoding glycine N-acyltransferase-like protein 1 isoform X2 encodes the protein MSHFHQMRENSLQRLFVYWPARRSIPRILPLRDLIFQARKVQLRATRAAGTGTCTVWADSGSIVSEAGSEVELPVSPGALSKHGRYLQDTLVSIDLSELLRIKEFFLGGLKVYGSVYHINHGNPFNMEVLVDSWPEYQMVIIRPQKQEMTDDMDSYTNVYRIFSKDPQKTQEVLKNCEIINWKQRLQIQGLQESLGEGIRAAAFSKSVKVEHSTAVLLVTEDILKLNASNKSKFGSWAETGHPDDDFERETPNFKYGQLDVSYSGLVNDNWKLGKNERSLRYIERCIGALPAACMLGPEGAPVAWITMDPSCEVGMAYSVEKYRKTGKMAQVMVRYKKYLLQKNIPFYISVLEENERSRSSVKAAGFFEASCEWHQWTCYPQNLVPF